In Mucilaginibacter boryungensis, a single window of DNA contains:
- a CDS encoding UBP-type zinc finger domain-containing protein codes for MAQQNICQHIKDLTTLQVADELVCEICIKNHGTWVHLRTCQTCGITLCCDDSPMKHMTAHYHETGHPVISSAQPGERWLWCYPDEVFAEY; via the coding sequence ATGGCACAACAAAATATCTGTCAACACATTAAAGACCTTACCACCCTGCAAGTTGCTGATGAGTTAGTTTGCGAGATATGCATTAAAAACCATGGCACCTGGGTGCATTTGCGTACCTGCCAAACCTGCGGTATAACCTTATGCTGCGATGATTCGCCGATGAAACACATGACGGCACATTATCATGAAACCGGGCATCCGGTCATCAGTTCGGCACAACCCGGTGAGCGGTGGTTGTGGTGTTACCCGGATGAAGTATTCGCCGAGTATTAG
- the purD gene encoding phosphoribosylamine--glycine ligase, producing MNILILGSGGRESAFAWKIAQSPKCDKLFIAPGNAGTSQYGTTVNIGVNDFEGIKQLCLDQHIDLVLVGPEEPLVKGVHDFFLADDAIKHIPVIGPQAEGAQLEGSKDFSKQFMQRHGIPTAASRTFTRDTLQEGFEYLATAGLPIVLKADGLAAGKGVLICLSLQEAQQELIEMLNEAKFGDASSKVVIEQFLQGIELSVFVMTDGNSYKILPEAKDYKRIGEGDTGLNTGGMGSVSPVPFADAAFMKKVEDRIVIPTVEGLKKEGIPYKGFIFIGLMNCDGEPYTIEYNARMGDPETESVMRRIDSDFVDLLQGVAEGNLHEKELVISPKTAATVVCVAGGYPGEYMKGQVITGLDNMRGSLVFQAGTATQGDEVIATGGRVLMVTSLQDTMFEALQQATADASRIYYDGKVFRKDIGFDLL from the coding sequence ATGAATATCCTGATCCTCGGTTCGGGCGGAAGGGAAAGCGCCTTTGCCTGGAAAATTGCCCAAAGCCCCAAATGTGATAAACTTTTTATTGCCCCCGGTAATGCCGGTACATCGCAATATGGTACTACCGTAAATATTGGAGTAAACGACTTTGAAGGGATAAAACAACTATGCCTCGATCAACATATCGACCTGGTATTGGTTGGCCCCGAAGAACCGCTGGTAAAGGGTGTACACGATTTCTTTTTGGCTGATGATGCCATCAAACATATTCCGGTGATTGGTCCGCAGGCCGAGGGGGCCCAGTTAGAGGGTAGCAAGGATTTTAGCAAACAGTTTATGCAGCGTCACGGTATACCTACGGCCGCATCGCGCACGTTTACCCGCGATACCTTGCAGGAAGGATTTGAATACCTGGCCACCGCTGGTCTACCCATCGTTTTAAAAGCGGATGGTTTGGCCGCCGGTAAAGGCGTACTGATATGCCTTAGCTTGCAGGAAGCACAACAGGAATTAATAGAAATGCTGAACGAAGCCAAATTTGGCGATGCCAGCAGTAAGGTAGTTATTGAGCAATTTTTACAGGGGATAGAACTGTCGGTTTTTGTGATGACCGATGGCAACAGCTATAAAATACTACCCGAAGCCAAAGACTATAAACGCATAGGCGAGGGCGATACCGGGCTGAATACCGGTGGTATGGGTTCTGTTTCGCCGGTACCCTTTGCTGATGCCGCGTTTATGAAAAAGGTGGAGGATCGTATAGTGATCCCTACTGTGGAAGGATTAAAGAAAGAAGGCATCCCTTATAAAGGGTTTATATTTATTGGCCTGATGAATTGCGATGGTGAACCCTACACCATTGAATATAACGCCCGCATGGGCGACCCGGAAACCGAGAGCGTAATGCGCCGTATTGACAGCGATTTTGTTGATTTGCTACAAGGCGTGGCTGAAGGCAACCTGCACGAAAAGGAATTGGTGATATCGCCAAAAACTGCTGCCACTGTAGTCTGCGTGGCCGGTGGCTACCCGGGCGAATACATGAAGGGGCAGGTAATTACCGGGCTTGATAATATGCGCGGCTCGCTGGTTTTCCAGGCGGGTACCGCCACACAAGGCGACGAGGTGATTGCCACCGGTGGCCGTGTGTTAATGGTAACCAGTCTTCAAGATACCATGTTTGAAGCCTTGCAGCAAGCCACCGCCGATGCCAGCCGGATCTATTACGATGGGAAGGTGTTTAGGAAAGATATAGGATTTGATCTATTGTAA